In Opitutaceae bacterium TAV5, one genomic interval encodes:
- a CDS encoding AraC family transcriptional regulator — translation MNELCELIRRHCPAGMVVTNVPRLTLTNMNRCVSATPAIYYPLLGVVGAGQKRAWIGNEAVDYHADTYLINTQSMPVMTEVVSAPFLGVTLELDRQVIASVLVDMVPPGFRPPPCRSLSVSLADDGLREPVLRLLRLLDKPQHIPALAPAIEREIIYWLLHSPHGELICQLATPTSQLSRLGSAIDYIRHHYAQRLSVEPLARLAGMSESTFHRQFQLLTNLSPIQYQKRLRLHEARRRLVTEDTDAAGVAFEVGYESPSQFSREYRRLFGEPPGRDRLRISGRR, via the coding sequence ATGAACGAACTCTGCGAATTGATCCGACGACACTGCCCTGCCGGGATGGTGGTGACAAACGTTCCACGGCTGACGCTGACGAACATGAACCGCTGCGTGAGCGCCACGCCCGCCATCTACTATCCCTTGCTCGGAGTCGTCGGCGCGGGGCAAAAGCGGGCCTGGATCGGCAACGAGGCCGTCGACTACCACGCGGATACTTACCTGATCAATACGCAGAGCATGCCAGTCATGACCGAGGTCGTCTCGGCCCCTTTTCTTGGCGTGACTCTGGAGCTCGATCGCCAGGTGATCGCGTCGGTGCTCGTGGACATGGTTCCTCCGGGGTTTCGACCGCCGCCGTGTCGCTCGCTCTCGGTCAGTCTGGCGGACGATGGTCTGCGCGAACCCGTGCTGCGACTCCTGCGCCTGCTCGACAAACCGCAGCACATTCCCGCGCTCGCGCCGGCAATCGAGCGCGAGATCATTTATTGGCTTTTGCACAGTCCGCACGGGGAACTGATCTGCCAACTCGCCACCCCGACCAGCCAGCTCTCCCGTTTGGGATCGGCCATCGACTACATCCGCCATCACTATGCGCAGCGGCTGAGTGTGGAGCCCCTCGCCAGGCTGGCCGGGATGAGCGAGTCCACGTTTCACCGCCAGTTCCAACTGCTGACCAACCTGAGTCCCATCCAATACCAGAAACGTCTGCGGCTCCACGAGGCCCGGCGCCGGCTGGTAACCGAGGACACGGACGCCGCCGGCGTCGCGTTTGAGGTGGGCTACGAGAGCCCGTCGCAATTCAGCAGGGAGTATCGGCGGCTCTTCGGCGAGCCCCCGGGACGGGACCGGCTGCGCATCTCGGGCAGGCGTTAG
- a CDS encoding extradiol dioxygenase has product MLDHLFLTVADLERSIAFYEKALAPLGIEHAVDYDGKDGPEGHPDLKGFGRDNRVFFWLRKGDADSRAVHVGFVAGSTAEVDAFYKAAMAAGAIDNGKPGARLHYDPRYYAANVLDPDGYSLEAVYKSWQHPRR; this is encoded by the coding sequence ATGCTGGATCACCTGTTTCTGACGGTCGCAGACCTGGAGCGCTCCATCGCCTTTTATGAAAAGGCATTGGCACCGCTCGGGATAGAGCACGCCGTCGACTACGATGGCAAGGACGGCCCCGAGGGGCATCCCGACCTCAAGGGCTTCGGACGCGACAACCGGGTGTTCTTCTGGTTGCGCAAGGGCGATGCGGATTCCCGGGCGGTCCACGTGGGGTTTGTTGCCGGCAGCACGGCGGAGGTCGACGCCTTCTACAAGGCCGCCATGGCCGCGGGGGCGATCGACAACGGCAAGCCGGGCGCACGGCTCCACTACGACCCGCGCTACTACGCGGCCAACGTCCTGGATCCCGACGGCTACAGCCTCGAGGCGGTCTACAAGAGCTGGCAGCACCCGCGGCGCTGA
- a CDS encoding pseudouridine synthase, translated as MLLAFNKPYGVLSQFTPEPGSAWRTLAEFGLPPGVYPLGRLDADSEGLLLLSDERGLNTRLLDPRHGHDREYLAQVERIPDDAALARLAGGVLIGGGKAGGYRTQPCRVRRLPEPSALPPRDPPVRFRKNVPDCWLALELAEGKNRQVRRMTAAIGHPTLRLVRWRIGQLRLDDFIPALAPGAWRELGPEERRRVLA; from the coding sequence GTGCTTCTCGCATTCAACAAACCGTACGGTGTCCTCTCGCAATTCACCCCCGAACCGGGCTCGGCATGGCGGACGCTGGCGGAATTTGGCCTGCCGCCGGGCGTTTATCCGCTCGGGCGGCTCGATGCCGATTCCGAAGGGCTTTTGTTGCTTTCCGACGAACGTGGGCTCAACACCCGGCTGCTCGATCCCCGGCACGGTCACGATCGCGAGTACCTGGCACAGGTGGAGCGCATTCCCGACGACGCCGCGCTCGCCCGGCTGGCGGGCGGCGTCCTCATCGGCGGCGGCAAGGCCGGCGGGTACCGCACGCAGCCATGCCGGGTCCGCCGTCTGCCGGAGCCGTCCGCCCTGCCGCCGCGCGATCCGCCGGTGAGGTTTCGCAAGAATGTGCCCGATTGCTGGCTCGCGCTCGAACTGGCCGAAGGCAAAAATCGCCAGGTTCGCCGGATGACCGCCGCCATCGGCCACCCGACCTTGCGCCTCGTCCGCTGGCGGATCGGGCAACTGCGGCTCGACGATTTTATCCCCGCGCTCGCGCCGGGCGCCTGGCGCGAACTCGGACCGGAAGAGCGGCGGCGGGTATTGGCCTGA
- a CDS encoding N-terminal cleavage protein, whose protein sequence is MFGARSARYRGRRGFTLIEVLVALAIFAIAAVALGAAYVNLISANAAINEEDPTDDDMRWVRLAFLRVSSRDDAEKGDEVRLPGDRIARWTATVEPTPVSDLFVATLEAELPKADSNETLKLTETFTLLRPSWSEEADRKKLRDDAKQRLERARGAM, encoded by the coding sequence ATGTTCGGCGCGCGGTCCGCCAGGTATCGCGGGCGTCGCGGTTTCACGCTGATCGAGGTGCTCGTGGCGCTGGCGATTTTTGCCATCGCGGCCGTCGCGCTCGGGGCTGCCTACGTCAATCTCATCTCGGCCAATGCCGCCATCAACGAGGAGGACCCGACCGATGACGACATGCGCTGGGTGCGCCTCGCCTTCCTGCGCGTTTCCAGCCGCGATGACGCGGAAAAGGGCGACGAGGTGAGACTGCCCGGCGACCGCATCGCGCGCTGGACGGCCACGGTCGAGCCGACTCCCGTGAGCGACCTGTTTGTCGCCACCCTCGAAGCCGAACTGCCAAAAGCCGACAGCAACGAAACCCTCAAGCTGACGGAAACCTTCACCCTGCTGCGTCCCTCCTGGTCGGAGGAAGCCGACCGCAAAAAACTCCGCGACGACGCCAAACAGCGCCTCGAGCGGGCGAGGGGGGCGATGTGA
- a CDS encoding membrane protein — translation MNKSLIIYGATGYTGRLVCAEARQAGLDFIVAGREAGKVRELAETLDVPCRVFSVDDRAGLHAGLKGCATVLNCAGPFARTAPGIMAACIAMGIHYLDITAEFGIYAFAESLSESAKAAGVMLLPGVGWDVVPSDCLAACLAARVERPRRLRFALQVAGSMSRGSAASAAEIMSVGLLARRDGRIVAVPDAKPAGFDFGEGPVECVPFSFGDLVTAWHSTGAPDIEMFVHVTGAAFPTGDLSKLPDGPSAEERSANRARVAAEVTGADGSVARAIIDTVNGYSYTPLSAVQAAARVLAGEHKAGFQTPATVFGWTFATTLADTQIIDL, via the coding sequence ATGAACAAATCACTTATCATTTATGGAGCCACCGGCTACACGGGGCGACTCGTGTGCGCGGAGGCCAGGCAGGCAGGGCTGGATTTCATCGTGGCCGGGCGCGAAGCCGGCAAGGTGCGGGAACTGGCCGAGACGCTCGATGTGCCCTGCCGCGTCTTCTCCGTGGACGACCGGGCCGGGCTCCACGCGGGATTGAAAGGCTGTGCGACGGTCCTCAACTGCGCCGGCCCGTTCGCGCGGACCGCTCCCGGGATCATGGCGGCGTGCATTGCCATGGGTATCCATTATCTGGATATAACGGCGGAGTTTGGCATCTACGCTTTCGCGGAATCGTTGTCCGAATCGGCAAAGGCAGCCGGGGTCATGTTGCTGCCCGGGGTCGGGTGGGACGTTGTGCCCAGCGACTGCCTTGCCGCCTGCCTTGCCGCCCGGGTGGAGAGGCCCCGCCGCCTCCGGTTCGCCCTTCAGGTCGCTGGCTCCATGTCGCGCGGGTCTGCGGCCAGCGCTGCGGAGATCATGTCGGTGGGGCTGCTTGCGCGCCGGGACGGGCGGATCGTTGCCGTCCCCGACGCGAAGCCGGCAGGATTTGATTTCGGAGAGGGACCCGTCGAATGCGTCCCCTTTTCCTTTGGCGATCTCGTGACCGCGTGGCACTCCACCGGCGCTCCCGATATCGAGATGTTCGTGCACGTGACGGGCGCGGCATTTCCCACGGGCGATTTGTCGAAGCTTCCTGACGGGCCGAGCGCTGAAGAGCGAAGCGCGAACCGGGCCAGGGTGGCAGCCGAAGTGACCGGCGCAGATGGTTCCGTGGCGAGAGCGATCATCGACACGGTCAACGGCTACTCCTACACCCCGTTGTCGGCGGTGCAGGCGGCGGCGCGTGTCCTGGCAGGCGAGCACAAGGCCGGGTTTCAGACGCCTGCGACGGTGTTCGGCTGGACCTTCGCGACCACCCTGGCAGATACGCAGATCATCGATCTGTAA
- a CDS encoding general secretion pathway protein M gives MKTWFFTRQTREKLLVLALIVIAALIWLSGATKRARLQYQSWRSAGADLATQQVLLDNRLAIESAAATAVSNLDADRTYNATKLVAEIQVLAGNAGLQVNSDSPTTQRTNQFAFHSVRITSRRADMSAVIRFYAELAQRAPYLALEQLTLQQDRSAPGMVNATLQIASVELIRQAGGG, from the coding sequence ATGAAAACCTGGTTTTTTACCCGTCAAACCCGCGAAAAACTGCTCGTGCTCGCCCTCATTGTCATCGCCGCCCTCATCTGGCTGAGCGGGGCGACGAAGCGTGCGCGTCTCCAGTACCAATCCTGGCGCAGCGCCGGCGCCGATCTGGCCACGCAACAGGTGCTGCTGGATAACCGGCTGGCGATCGAATCCGCCGCCGCCACGGCAGTCAGCAACCTCGATGCCGACCGCACGTACAACGCGACCAAGCTCGTTGCCGAGATACAGGTCCTGGCCGGCAACGCCGGCCTGCAGGTCAACAGCGATTCGCCGACCACCCAGCGCACGAACCAGTTCGCCTTTCATTCCGTGCGCATCACCAGCCGGCGCGCCGACATGTCCGCGGTCATCCGTTTTTATGCCGAGCTGGCCCAGCGCGCGCCCTATCTCGCGCTCGAGCAGCTCACGTTGCAGCAGGATCGCAGCGCCCCCGGCATGGTCAACGCGACCTTGCAGATCGCCTCGGTCGAGCTGATCCGGCAAGCCGGCGGCGGGTGA
- a CDS encoding general secretion pathway protein G produces MTTPTSSLMSFRTSLDNTARASRRGFTLVEILVVIAIIGLLVGVVLTNITGSLDDANESTAKIFVNSSIKTPLTQYRIAMGTYPTTEEGLQALITDPGSKPGRWKGPYLESTKLPVDPWKRPYQYRYPGTKNPRGYDVFSMGPDGQPDTADDIGNWEE; encoded by the coding sequence ATGACAACACCAACCTCCTCCCTGATGTCCTTCCGCACATCGCTCGACAACACCGCCCGCGCGTCGCGCCGCGGTTTCACACTCGTGGAAATTCTGGTGGTGATCGCCATCATCGGCCTGCTGGTCGGCGTGGTGCTGACCAACATCACCGGGTCGCTTGACGACGCCAACGAGTCCACGGCAAAAATCTTCGTCAACTCGTCCATCAAGACGCCGCTGACCCAGTACCGCATTGCCATGGGCACCTATCCGACTACCGAGGAAGGTCTTCAGGCTCTGATTACCGACCCGGGCTCGAAACCCGGGCGCTGGAAAGGACCTTATCTCGAATCGACCAAGCTGCCGGTCGATCCCTGGAAACGTCCCTACCAGTACCGCTATCCCGGCACGAAAAATCCGCGGGGTTACGATGTGTTTTCCATGGGGCCGGACGGGCAGCCGGACACGGCCGACGACATCGGCAACTGGGAGGAATAA
- a CDS encoding type II secretory pathway, component PulK, with the protein MVLIKNEESGIKNKDRLPRPVSSTRPAGPFFIRHSSFFIGGRLRPPQRGSVIIVVLVTLLLASFMILKFIESSSLDLLLAARKADRFHLRDDAYAALELALAVIAEVKAIDGDTLNSPAQGWGDPYTYAGMTPREGVTVEFTFEDESGKLSLPQMDQNKLILLCEKLDMRQNDAQRFADAFLSWSKADYTGVNFDSVPSVYEREQLPHKVPQRSPRSWEEFAAIAVVRDFLYDENGQLTPFAEAFRQNVSLYSFSDTNINAACPASLLMAGMDDSQIARLQQFNAGETRIASGNLPFFRDVKEAGAIVQGVADYQYFGATMHCLRITVTVHEGVSSTRLQVLVALDSDVSLPAAFSAPSSSVSSTTIGYWGTGTASTSSSTGNTSNNNSTGNTSGSGNRTGSSSGSRSGNSGSRQTSGSTSSGTSVSSTAVIPGPTTQQQALNYPFTLLEIHEDSGPPPASSDDEATETVNSVRRT; encoded by the coding sequence ATGGTATTAATTAAGAACGAAGAATCAGGAATTAAGAATAAAGACCGGCTACCGCGGCCTGTGTCCTCAACACGGCCTGCCGGACCCTTCTTCATTCGTCATTCGTCATTCTTCATTGGCGGGCGCTTGCGCCCGCCTCAGCGCGGCTCCGTCATCATCGTGGTGCTCGTCACCCTGCTGCTGGCGTCGTTCATGATCCTGAAGTTCATCGAATCCAGTTCGCTCGATCTCCTGCTCGCCGCGCGCAAGGCCGACCGCTTCCATCTGCGCGACGACGCGTACGCCGCGCTCGAACTCGCCCTCGCCGTCATCGCCGAAGTCAAGGCCATCGATGGCGACACGCTCAACTCGCCGGCGCAAGGCTGGGGCGACCCTTACACCTATGCCGGCATGACGCCGCGCGAGGGCGTCACGGTCGAATTCACCTTCGAGGACGAAAGCGGCAAGCTGTCGCTCCCGCAGATGGACCAGAACAAGCTGATCCTCCTCTGCGAGAAACTCGACATGCGCCAGAACGATGCGCAGCGCTTCGCCGACGCGTTTCTTTCCTGGTCGAAGGCCGACTACACCGGCGTCAATTTCGACTCCGTCCCCTCCGTCTACGAACGGGAACAACTCCCGCACAAGGTGCCGCAACGTTCGCCGCGTTCCTGGGAGGAATTTGCGGCCATCGCGGTGGTGCGCGATTTTCTCTACGACGAGAACGGCCAGCTCACGCCCTTCGCCGAGGCGTTCCGGCAAAACGTGTCGCTCTACAGTTTTTCCGACACCAACATCAACGCCGCCTGCCCCGCCTCGCTCCTCATGGCGGGCATGGATGATTCCCAGATCGCGCGGCTACAACAATTCAACGCCGGCGAAACCCGCATCGCCTCCGGGAACCTGCCGTTTTTTCGCGACGTGAAGGAAGCCGGCGCCATCGTCCAGGGAGTAGCCGACTATCAGTATTTTGGCGCCACCATGCACTGCCTCCGCATCACGGTGACGGTGCACGAAGGCGTTTCGTCCACCCGTCTCCAGGTGCTCGTCGCCCTGGACAGCGACGTGAGCCTGCCGGCCGCCTTTTCCGCTCCCTCTTCATCCGTTTCCTCGACAACCATCGGATATTGGGGAACCGGTACGGCGTCCACGTCGTCATCAACCGGCAACACCAGCAATAACAACAGTACCGGAAACACTTCCGGGAGCGGCAACCGGACCGGTTCGTCCTCCGGGTCACGCAGCGGCAACTCCGGCTCGCGGCAGACCTCGGGCAGCACTTCCTCCGGCACCAGCGTATCATCCACCGCCGTCATTCCCGGACCGACCACGCAACAGCAAGCCTTGAACTATCCTTTCACCCTCCTCGAAATCCACGAAGACAGCGGCCCGCCGCCCGCCTCGTCCGACGACGAAGCGACCGAAACCGTCAATTCCGTCCGCCGCACCTGA
- the tgt gene encoding queuine tRNA-ribosyltransferase (Exchanges the guanine residue with 7-aminomethyl-7-deazaguanine in tRNAs with GU(N) anticodons (tRNA-Asp, -Asn, -His and -Tyr)): protein MSRGLEAGFQDSAAALFRFRSAAMSAVSATPAAVVPHFNLLKTDAATAARRGRLRTRHGVIETPIFMPVGTQGTVKALTPAHLHEIGAQIILGNTYHLNLRPGSELVRDLGGLHAFMGWDGPILTDSGGFQVFSLAKLRKMRDDGVEFQSHLDGARCFLGPREVMAIQQNLGSDIAMVIDECPPWPCERAACAEAVARSYRWAKQCRQIATDNGFLAAGHHVFAIAQGSTYDDLRREAAESLAALDFPGYAVGGVSVGEPEPEMLKQVAATTPWLPMEKPRYTMGLGTPPQILKMIALGVDMFDCVLPSRVARNGLVFTPDGPINLRNERFRADPRPVSEEVNNYTSRFSRAYLRHLTVAGEILSCTLLTLHNLHFYLDLVAQARAHIEAGDYATWHRTWVERYEAGAGERG from the coding sequence ATGTCGCGCGGTTTGGAAGCCGGATTTCAGGATTCCGCCGCCGCGCTTTTTCGCTTTCGCTCCGCCGCCATGTCCGCCGTTTCCGCCACTCCTGCCGCTGTCGTCCCGCATTTCAACCTGCTCAAGACCGACGCCGCCACCGCCGCCCGGCGCGGGCGGTTGCGCACGCGTCATGGCGTGATCGAGACGCCGATCTTCATGCCCGTCGGCACGCAGGGCACGGTCAAGGCCCTCACGCCCGCGCATCTGCACGAGATCGGCGCGCAGATCATCCTCGGCAATACCTACCACCTCAACCTCCGTCCCGGCAGCGAATTGGTCCGCGACCTCGGCGGGCTGCACGCGTTCATGGGCTGGGACGGCCCGATCCTCACCGACAGCGGCGGCTTCCAGGTGTTCTCCCTGGCCAAGCTCCGCAAGATGCGCGACGACGGTGTGGAGTTCCAGTCGCACCTCGACGGGGCGCGCTGTTTTCTCGGCCCGCGCGAGGTCATGGCGATCCAGCAAAACCTCGGCAGCGACATCGCCATGGTCATCGACGAGTGCCCGCCCTGGCCCTGCGAGCGCGCCGCGTGCGCGGAAGCGGTGGCGCGCAGTTATCGCTGGGCGAAGCAATGCCGGCAGATCGCCACGGACAACGGTTTCCTCGCGGCCGGCCACCACGTGTTCGCCATCGCCCAGGGTTCGACGTACGACGACCTGCGGCGCGAGGCGGCGGAATCGCTGGCCGCGCTGGATTTCCCCGGCTACGCGGTCGGCGGCGTCAGCGTGGGCGAGCCGGAGCCGGAGATGCTGAAACAGGTCGCCGCGACCACGCCCTGGCTGCCGATGGAAAAACCGCGCTACACGATGGGCCTCGGCACGCCGCCGCAGATCCTGAAGATGATCGCGCTGGGCGTGGACATGTTCGACTGCGTGCTGCCTTCGCGCGTGGCCCGCAACGGTCTCGTCTTCACGCCCGACGGCCCGATCAACCTGCGCAACGAGCGTTTCCGCGCCGACCCGCGTCCGGTCAGCGAGGAGGTCAACAACTACACCTCGCGTTTCTCGCGCGCCTACCTGCGCCACCTGACCGTGGCCGGCGAAATCCTGAGCTGCACGCTGCTCACGCTGCACAACCTCCATTTCTATCTCGACCTCGTCGCGCAGGCGCGGGCCCACATCGAGGCCGGCGACTACGCGACCTGGCACCGCACGTGGGTGGAGCGTTACGAGGCCGGGGCAGGGGAGCGCGGTTGA
- a CDS encoding ABC transporter, translated as MLACHHLDVFPKPGAPLLVRDASARWAGGQLHALIGPSGCGKTTLLKGMLGILPARGEVSLRGRTVAGPHELLRAVAFAPQFSIAHGKLTVGETIDAALRLYQTRAAPTRRTDLLQLVGLEERADTLVEKLSGGQLRRLGLALELTTDPACLLCDEVTSGLDPRSEDQILALLRSLVAGQGRTVICVIHNLAKLTQFDTVTVVYEGAVVFQGTLAAMLAHFAIDDALLLYDRLAEHPLDYWLGRAPAALAPSGSAIPPSPPPSLSLSASSATPGLLRQTATLLRRRWRLFMRDRGYLALTLAITFGFPCLVVIFALGGLPQMKSLSLEQTGSLLDALQERAQFRQQAADTAMLVSGLIVFQVILLSLMGSNNGAREIAGERALYEKERMAGLRPAAYAISKLLFAIFIGAAQGAWMTVFVKTLCDFPGHWLPQLGVLSAVGASMSVVCLGLSAVLTSPDKASLLSIYLVGFQLPLSGVVLALPSALVWAVRPFIATYWGWSGYLTAMNETRFYDAVVMLDKGWLAPPPVAVGVLGIHAVVGAALVFWGCSTQRWP; from the coding sequence GTGCTTGCCTGTCACCACCTCGACGTTTTTCCGAAGCCCGGCGCTCCTCTTCTTGTCCGCGATGCCTCGGCCCGCTGGGCCGGCGGGCAACTCCACGCCCTGATCGGTCCCTCCGGCTGCGGCAAGACCACGCTCCTCAAGGGCATGCTCGGCATCCTCCCCGCCCGGGGCGAGGTCAGCCTGCGCGGCCGGACCGTGGCCGGACCTCATGAACTCCTCCGCGCCGTTGCCTTCGCCCCCCAGTTCAGCATCGCCCACGGCAAACTCACGGTCGGCGAAACCATCGACGCCGCCCTCCGGCTCTACCAGACCCGCGCCGCTCCCACCCGCCGCACCGATCTCCTCCAACTCGTCGGCCTCGAAGAGCGCGCCGACACACTCGTCGAAAAACTCAGCGGTGGACAACTCCGCCGGCTCGGCCTCGCGCTCGAACTCACCACCGACCCCGCCTGCCTCCTCTGCGACGAAGTCACCAGCGGCCTCGATCCCCGCTCGGAAGACCAGATCCTCGCCCTGCTCCGCTCCCTCGTCGCCGGCCAAGGCCGCACCGTCATCTGTGTCATCCACAATCTGGCCAAGCTCACGCAGTTCGACACCGTGACCGTCGTCTACGAAGGCGCCGTCGTCTTCCAGGGCACGCTCGCCGCCATGCTCGCCCATTTCGCGATCGACGACGCCCTCCTCCTTTACGACCGCCTCGCCGAACACCCGCTCGATTACTGGCTCGGGCGCGCCCCGGCAGCCCTCGCCCCCTCCGGATCCGCAATCCCCCCCTCCCCCCCTCCCTCGCTCTCCCTCTCCGCATCCTCCGCGACGCCCGGCCTTCTCCGCCAGACAGCCACGCTCCTTCGCCGCCGCTGGCGTCTCTTCATGCGCGACCGCGGTTACCTCGCGCTCACGCTCGCCATCACCTTCGGCTTTCCCTGCCTCGTCGTCATCTTCGCTCTCGGCGGCCTGCCGCAGATGAAAAGCCTCTCGCTCGAACAGACCGGCAGCCTGCTCGACGCGCTTCAGGAGCGGGCCCAGTTTCGCCAGCAGGCGGCCGACACCGCCATGCTCGTTTCCGGGCTGATCGTGTTCCAGGTCATTCTCCTCAGCCTCATGGGCAGCAACAACGGCGCCCGCGAGATCGCCGGCGAACGCGCCCTCTACGAGAAAGAACGCATGGCCGGCCTGCGCCCCGCCGCCTATGCCATCTCGAAACTGCTCTTCGCCATCTTCATCGGCGCAGCCCAGGGGGCGTGGATGACCGTCTTCGTCAAGACGCTCTGCGATTTTCCCGGCCACTGGCTGCCGCAACTCGGCGTGCTCTCCGCGGTCGGCGCATCGATGAGCGTCGTCTGCCTCGGCCTCTCCGCCGTGCTCACCTCGCCGGACAAGGCCTCGCTGCTCTCGATCTACCTCGTCGGCTTCCAGCTTCCGCTCTCCGGCGTTGTCCTCGCCCTGCCCTCCGCCCTCGTCTGGGCGGTGCGTCCCTTCATTGCCACGTACTGGGGCTGGTCCGGCTACCTCACCGCGATGAACGAGACCCGCTTCTACGATGCCGTCGTCATGCTCGACAAGGGCTGGCTCGCTCCGCCGCCCGTCGCCGTCGGTGTGCTCGGCATCCACGCGGTAGTCGGTGCGGCGCTGGTGTTTTGGGGTTGCTCGACGCAACGCTGGCCCTGA